The following is a genomic window from Rutidosis leptorrhynchoides isolate AG116_Rl617_1_P2 chromosome 8, CSIRO_AGI_Rlap_v1, whole genome shotgun sequence.
cggcctttggttcatgtaggaaacattctctcgttgttccatggtttgttcaatgtgacaatctttcgttaagtgtgttcCACCACAtttctcacaactgattcgtattgcgtgaatatctttagtcattttttccattcgtctctcgaaagcatctatttttgcggaaacggaatcagagtcatggctagaatcagctctagcagctttagatgaacgaaaaatatctttttcttggtgccactcatgtgagtgggatgctgtgttatcaatgattttgtgagtttcggttgcggttttcttcataatggaaccaccagctgctgtgtcgatgtcttttcgtgtagcaacgtcgacaccttagtagaatatttgtactatttgataagtgtctaaaccatgctgaggacatcctctcaacaaatttccgaatcttgtccacgcctcatataatgtttcatttggcttttgcgtgaacgtaacaatttctccttgaagtctcacggctttagatgccggaaagaatcttttaagaaaattttcaactaagacatcccatgtgtcaatcgctccttcaggtaacgattctaaccaatctttggcttctccctttaaagtccagggaaacaacatgagatagatctgttcatcctcaacttctctgattttgaatagagtacagatcctattaaaggttcgaagatgttcgtttggatcttattttggcataccactatattggcattgattagttaccatgtgtaggatctgTCCttcgatttcataatctggtgcattaatgtctggttgaataatggcatgtccttggccagtgcgcatggctctcattcggtcttccatactttgaggtttcgttacttccataattgaatttgttgaacaagaatcactagagaattctgatttaacggtttgtggttcaggaggaatgattagtggttcaggatcttgaaattgtccttgaatatcctccgggttcttaattgtgaagtcgggttcaaaagatggattatcgaaaatttgagttgaagtacttgttcgactagatgatgattctaaagaaaaatcaacggcgacaatattggctagatgtcttgatcgagttacaggtggtgaacgtatgaaaggtggtgaacgttttgctcggtgcattcactgaatatcctattagttataaaaataaaaattatataagttatcaaattaatatacttttctgattttgcccacgtttcgaatagccaatagatgcagcaggtagccaggaccctttaaatcggaagcccacaactcgccactaacaaatccaactattactacgaaccagaaaatttgaatgtctatcaatttaattgcttacaataatttttcgttgaaatttaaagaaaataaaaaaaattctatgtcctaaaaactagagcatagaaatagaaaagaaaaagaaacgcgtcgaaaaacgtcgaaaaaaataaaaacaagaaagaaaaacgtcaaaacttaaaagtctaaaaaccaaATCTAAAatgttgcgcctaaaggtattaattcttaaaaggaattctatttcGAAAACGAAAATACTTAAtttaggcactaaaatatataaacagcgtcgcaaaattctaaagcgcctaaatcttaattctaaagaaaaagcacttaagggattttacagcaaagtcttaaaatctagaagtataaaattaactacggcaaaaactataacttaaaactatatattacGAACGACAAATTATAAAAactacgaataaacgataaaaagatacaaaatataaaataaattgacaaaaatacaaattttataaaaatattatttttatattatattttataaaagtattaatctatatatttaataataatatttaaacttaaaataacaaattatatatttaaactagaaatataaatatgttaaataaataaaaccctaattaagttaaataataattaaaatataaaaaccctTACGCGTAACTAATTGTACGAGGTATGTGGCCTGCCAGCTGATTTCATACGACCGCATGAAATTTTCTCTTCTgtgtcatgcgatcgtatggcccagTAATCCAGAACTGATTCGGACTTCTAAACTGACTCGGCCCAatcataattatattattttttctgaatttaattttacaaaatattataaattatttatataaattaaaatataaacttataatttaaaatctaaaaataaaaatactttttaaatttataaataaagttcttaatatatatatatatatatatatatatatatatatatatatatatatatatatatatatatatatatatatatatatatatatataaattttttaacacttattataaatacaaaatattttacgaaataagaaataatatatttttacaaaaatatggttttaataaaatatagcatttttcaccgagtccccggcagcggcgccaaaaacttgatgatgcagcggaggcgtattaaatactattattgtttactacgaaatacgacgaaatattacaaaagttttattaatttacggatgggatatacctaaaccttgctacaatactataggtagtgtacctaatcgtagagtagtgtagtttttagtaagtccggttcgttccacatggagctagtgattacgtactatatttttaacaactatatttatataaatatatcaatatatatatatatatatatatatatatatatatatatatatatatatatatatatatatatatatatatatatatatatatatattagtaatatagtagtattattattattataaagggggtttttaccgtttaatgaccggtttgtcgattttatattttaagcgtaaagatgaatgacaataattaaagtgcgtaaaataaatgacaaaatttaaatgacgatagtacgatgagaaatacaataaaagtattatgcttatttaaacttccgtaatcatgatgtttgacgttttgattttaatttattactctgggttaattatcctttgtcctgaattatttgatacctatctggattttgcccataatagtccatcggtcataattataaaatgctcgtcaaattaaccttattcctgaagtcaaatattccaactaattagggattcgaactgtaacaaggttttaatactttgttaataattacaccaggttatcgactgcatgtaatctaaggttttaatactttattaacaattacaccaattacccttgtatgtaatccacccctattataattagtccatgatacattaatttattcacttagccataatgaataataaattacccaatccaattgattaaattaaatgatttgtaaaagatgtcatataaacgtcactaaataggacacgcataatcatttaataattattagattaactaaattgaagataggttcgatagattccaatgagttgtcattcaattagacaataccccccatctattaatagtccatagtccaatgttcacaagtgtcggtcttttgtccaatccctaattatggtacaaaatccaataaccccgtcttaatatttagcccaacatcacgattacttcggctcaaataagcataataataacttagttacgagacattaatttaaaaaggaagaacatagcttacagtgattatttatcgcgtagcgttacatgaacagagttccgactttaaaacccgtaaaacatttcttacaataacccaactaaaccataactttattattaaaatcaacttaaataaaattataatataaatatatatatttagaatcagAGAGTAAGATAGATGATGGTGTAATTCATCGAGCAGActgcatcgccttttataggcatatttcgaatcactgtagcccatgcgatcgcatgggcttaaagtgcttttgccatgcgatcgcatggccgccttggccagctcacaatcttttgttttcttctttgtcgacgtatttatttaatatatatataatttatataatttatattaattatatatatattatattatattcttgtgcatagttgactcgtaattttaggtccgttgtctcgcgcgttgatgctcggtttatgtctcgattccggattttcgaacgttctttcgtacgcgtagatatcttgtactttgcgttttgcaatttgtaatttgcacaaaaaattattttccttaactcacaAAATCCgcacaagtctttaactcacttttagtggcacttttgagtgcactatggctttagtggcactttttcttcaattctttaatcttcgtgcttcgtcttctcatttatttatttaaacgattacaacttaaaaatataataattacaactaaaaactttacatattgggatgataatgcaactaaatatatgttcatttggagcactatcaatatatTTAAATGTTTTCTTTTACTAAAATTTTACATCGGACAGAGAATGTGAGAAGTTTAACGTTAGATTGGTCTGCTCGTTATCACACCATCCATGGGATTGCTCGAGGGCTTCTTTATCTTCATCAAGATTCACGATTTGAGATTGTTCATCAAGATCTTAAAGCTAGCAACATTTTATTAGACGTGGACTTGAACCCAAAGATATCTGACTTTGGTCTAGAAGGAATGTTTAGAGAACATGAGAACGAAGCAATTACGAGCAATGTGGTCGGAACATTGTAAAAAGAACTTCAGTTTATCAAGAATGTTTATAACACTTTTTATATATTTGTCGCATTTCTTGTCATTTacggattaatatttaatttaatttaattttattacCTTGTTATAGGGGATATATATCGTCGGAGTATGATGTAGACAGGACTTTTTCAAAAAAATCATATGTGTATAGTTTTAGAGTTCTTGTTCTGGAAATTGTAAGCGGAAAGATAAACAGAGGATTCACTCGTGAAAGTGGAAGTAACAACCTTCTTGCACATGTAAGTTCCACAACTATAAAACTAACTTCGTACAATTTAGAGGTGTTGATCGTTTGGTTTTCAATATTTCCAGTTTATTTAGTTtgttcagttttaaatatttttagaGCAAAACTGAAGAATCGAACCGAAAGCGAATTTAAATATCGAAACCCACCAGGAATTCGGTTCTATATTGATTAATAGAGAAAAACTAAAAAGTAAATATTTTAACCAATTAATCATGaaaaatcatttttgaaatcgaCTTTCTTTTAACCCCAAGGGGTGGTCAAGTGGTTAAGTCCATGGAAATCTCCAAAGAAGACCAAGGTTCAATTCCCGCTAGCTACACTTTGGGGGGCTTGCCTTTCCAAAAAAAATCGACTTTCTTTTATATCTTTATACTAGTGAAATGATATGTGAACGGGTTTGTTTAAATAAagtagtttaatgatatgttttaggtattaagtgaatgtacatgttaaagtcatttagtttaatgattcGTGGAAGCACAGAtcatctttcaattttcatcacaattactatttttcttgtcacAAAAACAAACATTACATCCTTTTATtcagacatgtatttcgcatacatatgtaatgtaattaatcccataaagagaactcatatttgaataataataataataatataataataataataataataataataataataataataataataataataataataataataataataataataataataataataataataataatgatgataataatgatgataataataataattattattattattattattattattataattataattataataaaggtttgtttaaaaattgagtatttatatttttaataataattattagtaattagtaatataacgaccctcacttttccacttctAGATTTACTAGATTGCCTTTAGGACTTTTTGTGTACTTTTTTTAAGTGTAAAACTTACTTgaacaaaacgttgaccgaatagtaaacttttagtcgacatTTCCTGTTCAGTAAAGTTATACATTTCTGTTATATTATAACTATTAAACTAcaagtaaataaataaaagtgtgtcATTTTATAAACTATAAAATAATGGGGAaacaattaaaattaaataaaGTAGTAGATCTaatttaataaaattaatgatacttATCTAAGACAAtatctataaaaaaaattaaatatataaattcgaaaaaaaatatttttttagtaATTAAATAAATCCAAAATTTAAAAGCAAAATACAAATTTAAAGGATAAATGATAACTCCTAATCCTAATCTAATCACCACCTCCTCAATTCTAATCCTAATTTGAACACAATCGTAATCCTTTTCTAAGCTTATCACTTAGGAATCCTAATGTGATTATGCTTCTAATTGTTGCACTATATAAACAACCACCTAGCTCTTACAATGTgcatcaccaaaaatcacttgaaATCTCCTCTATTTTCTTCTCTTTTTGGTCGACAGTTACATCCCCATCACCACCACTTTTTTGGCCGACCAAACCACCACCTCCAACAGCCCATCGCCACCCTACTGCAGCCTGTTCTTGCAGCCTCCCACCGCCACCCGTTTCTGCAGCCCAATTCGACACCCCTCTGCTGCGTTTTACTGTAGCCTGTCGCTACCTAAATTGCATCCATCTCTGCTGGTGTGTTCGACCACTAAACCCGCCCAAAATAGCCCCTAAAATCGTCCCTGCAGTCACCATTTTTGCTGCTGCTGTCCGCCGTGAAAACACCCTCAAACCGCCACTTTTTGGAGTTTCTTCGTCACTGTTTAGTTGTTGCTTCTGTACGGatccaccaccaccatcaaacACCACTTTTTCCTTGTTAAATAACACTTGAGGTAtgtaacgacccgggaattttcgatcaaatttaaacttaatctttatatatttccgacacgataagcaaagtctgtaatgttgagtctcaaaaagtttgaactgtttcatatatcaaattaccctttgactgttctcgacgattcacgaaccacaaaaattgtaaatagatacatatatatatatatatatatatatatataatttgaattattaattgatttattatatgatttaattgttgaaaataaatatgtaaaataaatgtgcgatgtaaaaaaaattattattataaatatatagatatatatgaatatataaatatgtatataaatactacttataaatatataaaattatattaaatctaattgtttaaaagtatataatatatttatttgagtAGATAAACTTTCTATTTAAAAatgttatatatagaaagagaatatattaaaaatgaatgatttcgagcttaaatagtaaacgtcggtaagactcggttgacgtttcgttaggtttaatatagatatattacatgttcatgaagaactaaaataaaagttgaactgtaaatcgattacgaagatattagatttgttaaaaaatatttttacctttttaagttaaaatattagtactccgtacatataaattggaacagaaaataaataattattgaaccttttttatcaggtttcaaacaggtaatgagtgaaataattaaatatgcttaatctaaaaaaattaggatttttagggacactttatacgttaactgtttagcaatggacacgatatgtgAACTAATAATAAGTTAAAACACTGGCGGCTATACTGTGTATCAATCAATCAATTTACTGTGCTTTTGTTGAAATTTTAGAATCATTatcttatgattatttattattattatttattattattattaattaatattataataatatgcttatatttatatgtatatgtatatgacatATACACTCACACACGAGTACATAACTCACATCTTCTCCGGTCATCCTCACGAACCACCACCGGTTACACCGGAGCACCACATCAACAGCacgaaccatcatcatcatcgtactaTCACCACCCTAACCCTCACCATAGTAAACCACCTTACCCCTTCTCCTCCATCTTCTTGTTTAtcctttcttatttttttttttttgtgatcacCGAGAACCCATGTAACCATGACCGAAAACAGCTACCATCATTAAGTCACCACCAAACAGCTCCTATATCTTGCAAATTGAATGTTACTATTACATTTTCAGTTTCCATCGTGGATCACCATGAAAACCTAATCACAACCACTGCCGCTATTATTTCTGTGTTTActcgatttatttattttttttctcagCCAACAGCAGCCTgtgctgctatttttttttttattctttctgTTTTACAATATTGTTTTAACTGCGAAACTTATGTTAATTATTCTGATAAAAAAAACGATGATGTTGATACATGTATGTTAATGGTGATTATGATATGATGAGAATGACGATGtaaataatattgatgatgatgttcacattgatgatgatgatgttagaagGAGGAGGAAGATTATGGTGATTAACGAAAACAAACACGATGAAGGATTAAGAAGATGATGATACGTATGATAGAGAGGAACGGTGATGATGAGAAAGAAGAAGGACACAGGAGAAATTAAGAGGTGaaagaaattaaaaatgtaattacAACAGATAATAATGAATAGATCGATGGTTGGGTGTTGTGTTATTGAACGataggtcttgagttcgaatcccTGCTCATAcagttattttttttcctttttcatcTAATAAATAGATCAGACAGGCTATGTGTTGGGAATAATTATTGGGCTGTGATTTAGTAGATTGGGCTGAGAACCTTCCATTTCCTGATTGGGCCGAAATGAAAGGATTATATAGACTTAATTAAGatgtaaatcagaaaaactgaatagAGCACATGGTTTGGGGGAGACGTTAGAAAGCGGGAGatcatgggttcgagtcctgttgttgtcattctttttggaaaacatttaaggtagcctccttattattattatcattaatattattatttttattattattatgattattattattattaggtttattattagtaattgttattattacaggtgttattattattattgatattagtgttattactatggtgttaatatttttattattattattattattattattattattattattattattattattattattagtgacattattattattttttatcattattaaatattagtttatcataaaaattaccattatcattactattattactacctTTAAGatgattattagttattaatattattatcgttatagtAATATTACAACTTATCATTTATCagaattatattataaaataaatattaaatatataaaagtatatctaATACCTATAACCTAACTTTATTTTTGTAATAAGTAAGAtagataaaataaatacatttaagatACTAATGGAACACAAATTATTAAAGTAAcagatatatcactaataataaataaagttgttcgattatcattacatatgttaatatacataattgaatataggttcgtgaatccgaggccaactctacacttgtcaatatcgtcatatgtatttttactacaaaatacattaggtgagtttcatttgctcccttttactctttacgtttttgggctgagaatacatgcaaatgctttattaactgttttacaatatttatatgcgtgagtttcatttgctcccttttactcattattacatttttgggctgagaatacatgcaatgctttaataactgttttacaatatttatatgcgtgagtttcatttgctccctatttaaatgctttgcaatatatatttttgggactgagaatacatgcgctgcttttataactgttttacgaaatagacacaagtacttaaaaccacattctatggctggattattaaaccgaatatgcctctttttagtctggtaatctaagaattagggaacagacaccctaattgatgcgaatcctaaagatagatctatcgggcccaacaagtcccatccaaagtaccggatgctttagtacttcgaaatttatatcatgtccgaaggaggatcccggaatgatggggatattcttatatgcatattgtgaatgtcggttaccaggtgttcaatccatatgaatgatattttgtctctatgcatgggacgtatgtttatgagaaatggaaatatgaaatcttgtggtctattaaaataatgaaaatgattatttgtgttaaactaatgaactcaccaaccttttggttgacacttgaaagcatgtttattctcaggtacgaaagaaatcttccgctgtgcatttgttcattttagaaacattacttggagtcattcatggcatatttcaaaagacgttgcattcgagtcgtcgagttcatcaagattattattaagtcaattatagtcggatatattctgaaatggtatgcatgccattaattttcattgtaaagaaagattgtcttttaaaattgaatgcaatgtttgtaaaatgtatcatatagaggtcaaatacctcgcgatgtaatcaactgttgtgaatcgtttataatcgatatggacttcatccggatggattagaacgggtctctacagttggtatcagagcggtggtcttagcgaaccaggtctgcattagtgtgtctaactgataagtcgttaggatgcattagtgagtctggactccgaccgtgtcggcatgtcaaaagttttgcttatcatttcgtgtcgaaaatttcctgcttatcattcttagggaatcacttacttatcattcttaatctagacatgtcttactgcctctattgcatagacattgtatagataaattcatatcttagcgtatctgttattgttacctttgcctgacagcccccgtagattcctctgtaacatatgggattttagtattgtatatgcatatgtgaattttgtattgtagggtactaatctacatcctataacctgtttcttatcgaaaatacttcatctgatcgtacgagatgaatccctcaaccagttcgagtccctcatatttcgatagctaatccgatagttattccgacagctattccgacatggatgttcacctaagctccggaggcaacgtcaccataatgaatgaaccaaccaatcaatcatccccaattcatctgatgggttcgtagtcgacttaaccgatggagacaagaggaaggcgatcctttccacccaccaatcgaatttacctcttgacaatgaacctgaagcacttaccggcaaaccagtctgaaacaccattttcacccccatttcccgaatatctcaccacgattatattctatctaaaattctaaaccttattcatccacttgtatcgaccgacaatcatcccagaataatagaagaagtcaacgaacttcgcgctcgagtaatcaatctggagaatatggtacaaaaattaccagctttagcaacatcaccagcaccaatagtatcatcaataacaacaccagtaccatcaacaacccatgcctcaacgtctcattctataccttgagtacaatcatcgttatacgtatcgttctacatcatttatcttcgttcgacatggcgattatgtaatctctaatgttttagagattatatattcttgttccaactgtaaatcaaatgagtttaatattatattgactcattaaatccatggttacatctgaagaaaatatatatgtaagtatattttcataaagattgtaattaaaaaaaaattgtacaaactgttaatggtgaaaatatttttaaccggtaggtaatacccgagaaatattcagatttcacattaacaagttacactgtacattcttcaattcagattcagcactcattaacaacactgctcaaactcacgtatatacatatccgttcaccaaagagcaACTATTtttatccaagttcaatttcatatttggattttgacctatcagaatccaacaagtggcataatgaagaaaacatttgacggaataaaatttgttagaaacaaataaattaactatgagaaaattttgttaagaatccacgctaacaaaatcctagctaactgttcctagctaaatgattacattttatttatcgcagtttatttatcgcaatttaattatcgcaattttatttatcgtcatttaatttctgttatttactttacgcactttatttatcgtcatttaaattctgttatttattttatgcactttaaatgtcgggacacgtatacaaggttttgacatatcatatcgacccatctatatatattatttggaataaccatatacactctatatgcagtaatgtgggagttagctatacagggttgaggttgattctataataatatatgtactttgagttgtgatcgagtctgagacatgtacacgggtcacgatacgtattaattaattcaaatataatatattaaactataaatgaattattgaactgctaactgtggactatcgactgaggattatcaactttggacaattaaaataaattaaaatattgattataacatatgaaactaaacatctcttcaagtttgccacttgatttcatcttaaacctcatttgtatcctgacgattacaatcggtgttcaaacctttcatgattcttgaaaacacctcaattgagaggatgaaccaaccacacttcacatacgaaaggaaagattaatgcatatagctatgcatctgaaaaactctcggaaactgagtaaatgat
Proteins encoded in this region:
- the LOC139863347 gene encoding G-type lectin S-receptor-like serine/threonine-protein kinase At4g27290, translated to MKIEAAVAENVRSLTLDWSARYHTIHGIARGLLYLHQDSRFEIVHQDLKASNILLDVDLNPKISDFGLEGMFREHENEAITSNVVGTLGYISSEYDVDRTFSKKSYVYSFRVLVLEIVSGKINRGFTRESGSNNLLAHAWRLYEEGKARDLLSPHMHNSCVDSQVLRTIHIGLLCVQHHAKDRPTMLSVVLMFDQNGALPRHKQPAFFVLGALPIVNPVSINDITMTALEPR